The Arachis hypogaea cultivar Tifrunner chromosome 19, arahy.Tifrunner.gnm2.J5K5, whole genome shotgun sequence genome has a window encoding:
- the LOC112775116 gene encoding uncharacterized protein, translated as MWHEDGLSIQMIANFPGRSAPIKEQTVAEYLLEAAQEGLPFDWSRFCEVIGLTQEIESEIQGAILKVASKDKLKPIKNELPENHIKTYLTMQSCGVSKDDIQTQKDRESEIQQVETHCEANISEHSLMEKCDLEMDKVPSNS; from the exons ATGTGGCATGAAGATGGTCTTTCTATTCAGATGATTGCT AACTTTCCAGGTAGATCAGCTCCTATAAAAGAGCAAACTGTTGCTGAATATCTGTTGGAAGCTGCACAAGAAGGATTACCTTTTGATTGGAGTAGATTCTGCGAGGTGATAGGACTGACTCAAGAGATCGAATCTGAAATTCAGGGTGCTATTTTAAAGGTTGCATCTAAAGATAAGCTGAAGCCTATAAAAAATGAATTGCCAGAAAAT CACATCAAGACTTATTTGACAATGCAAAGCTGTGGTGTATCGAAAGATGACATCCAGACTCAGAAAGACAGGGAATCGGAAATACAGCAAGTGGAAACGCATTGTGAAGCCAACATTTCTGAGCACAGCTTGATGGAAAAATGTGACTTGGAAATGGATAAAGTACCATCTAACAGTTAG